Genomic segment of Bacteroidota bacterium:
ACTCCCAAAATACATATGGGAACGCAACAATAAACCCGCCAACAAAAGCAACAGTAAATGATGAAATGAACTGCCCGGTCATTGTAGTCTCCAAAAATTTTACATCTACTTTTCCAAAACACAAAGCCTCACCCATGCCGATCTTTCTGCCAACAGTACAAAACCATTGGGCAGTTACAAAATCTGGTTTTGTAGGAGCAAACAAAAGTTGATCTACAACCTTCTCGATAAAAATAAAGATCACAATTGCAGCAAGTACAATCGCAACCACCGAACGGAGAATATGCCAACGCAGTTCTTCAAGATGATCAATAAAGGTCATCTCGTTTCCGGTTTCTTCTTTTTTATTGCGTTTATTTAAAAAATCGAGTAGGGCCATAAGGGAGGCGGCAAAGATAATGAGTCAAGCCTGTCAGATTTGAAAAAACAAGACTCATTGAAATCAATTATTTTTAATTAATAAGTGAAAAGAAACTCTGCAATACTCGGTGCTGCTTTTTTAATGGCAACTTCCGCCATTGGTCCCGGCTTTCTTACTCAAACCTCAAAATTTACAGGAGAATTGATGGCAAGCATGGGTTTCGTCATCCTTATTTCAGTAATACTGGATTTAGGCGCCCAAATGAACATATGGCGGATTGTAACCATGAGTGAAAACCGGGCACAAGACTTATCCAACAAAGTAATTCCGGGTCTTGGCTATTTTTTAGCAGTATTAATTGCCGGAGGCGGTTTGGTTTTTAATATCGGGAACATTGCGGGCTGTGGTTTGGGCTTAAATGTATTGACGGGAATAAGTGCTGAAACTGGGGCTATTATCAGTTGTGTGATTGCATTGGGTATCTTTTGGTATAAAGAAGCAGGATTACTGATTGATAATTTTTCAAAACTGCTGGGAATATTAATGATTGGCCTTACACTTTATGTTGCTTTCAAATCACATCCTCCTGTTGGAGAAGCTTTATACAGAACTTTCTGGCCAGAGAAAATTGATGTAATGAAAATTGTAACACTGGTTGGCGGAACAGTCGGCGGATATATTTCATTTGCCGGGGCCCATCGCTTGTTGGATGCGGGGATAAAAGGAAAAAGGAATTTACCACAGGTAACACAAAGCTCATTGAGCGGAATATTTATTACAGCCACAATGCGATTCATATTATTTCTTGCCGCATTGGGTGTCGTCGCTGGTGGTGCTACACTTGCAACAGGCAATCCTGCTGCTTCTGTTTTTCAATTTGCAGCAGGAGATATTGGCTATAAATTTTTTGGTGTAGTAATATGGTGCGCAGCTATTACTTCAGTTGTTGGAGCTTCATATACTTCAGTTTCTTTTTGGAAAACATTGGTCCCGGCAGTTTCTAAAAATGAAAAACTCATTATCAGCGGATTTATAGTTTTATCAACAATTGTTTTTATAATCGAAGGCAATCCTGTAAACCTCCTGATAAAAGCCGGAGCTATTAATGGCATTATTCTTCCCATCGGGTTGGCAGTTATTTTATTGGCAGCTACAAAATCTTCACTGATGAAAGGGTATAAGCATCCCACCTGGTTACAGGTATTTGGCTGGCTTGTAGTTGCGGTTATGAGCTGGATGAGTTTTGAAACCATCAGGCAAATGCTCGGCAAATAAAAATCCCCGCCTTATTTTATAAAGCAGGGACTTTTTTATACTAACAAAATTCTTTATTCAATTACTTTAACACCTTTCACTGTCATCAGCACTTCTTTCTTGGGTTCTTTTATTTTTTCAATTTCTTCTTTGCTTTTACCTGCATCTTCTGCGTAGTGCTTCAGCATATTTACAGAAGTTTCTTTTACCTGGGCGGAGCCTTCGGCCACTACCACTTTACCAACAATATCCAGCGGCATTGCAAATTCATGATCTTTTACTTTTATCATAATCGTGCTGCCATCCTCTTTCTGGAGTTTTGCCCAGCAACCCATTGCTTTACAAACCTCAACCACTTTGCCCTTTATTTTTCCTTCGTATTTATTATCTACCATTTTAGATTCTATTTCGTTGGTAGAGACAGCGGTACCTTTTTCAGTAACCTCGCCAAATACTACACCCGGCTTAGCAGATGGAGCATCCTGTGCATTGATGCTGAAGGAAAAAGTCAGCACGGCTGCTGCAAGCAAAATTCTTTTCATATTTCTAAGATTTAGGAGGTCAAATATCGGTAAATTTTGTTGTGATGGCAACCCTGATTTTAGTCAGCCTCAGGCAGGCCTAAAAAAATATTTCCCAAAATGTTAGCAGGTAATTGCTAAATCATTTAGCTTTGAAAGTTCAAATCATTTTTTCGGACGGCAAAACAGAAAACCTAATTTTGGTATATGGCAAAGACAGATAAAGAAAAAACCACCGATATGTCAACAAATAACAACAGCGAAAAGCTTAAAGCTCTTAAGCTAACTATTGACAAAATTGAAAAAGATTATGGCAAGGGAAGTGTGATGATGATGAATGAGAAAGGAACTGCCGAAATGGAAGTCGTGTCTACCGGCTCAATTGGGTTGGATGTGGCACTTGGAATTGGTGGATTACCGAGAGGAAGGGTAGTTGAGATCTACGGACCGGAATCATCTGGTAAAACAACAATTGCCACACATGTTATAGCACAAGCTCAAAAGAAAGGCGGCATGTGTGCTATTATAGATGCTGAGCATGCTTTCGACAGTGCTTATGCAAAGAAATTAGGTGTTGATGTTGATAATCTTTTGATATCTCAGCCTGATTATGGTGAGCAGGGATTGGAAATTGCTGACCGACTGATTTTATCCGGTGCATTAGATGTGGTGGTAATTGATTCAGTAGCAGCCCTTGTTCCGAAAAGTGAACTCGAAGGAGAAATGGGAGACAGTAAAATGGGCCTTCATGCAAGATTGATGAGCCAGGCATTGAGAAAACTAACAGCTACAATTGCAAAAACAAATACGATTTGCATTTTCATTAACCAGTTGCGGGAAAAGATCGGGGTGATGTTTGGAAACCCTGAAACTACAACAGGCGGCAATGCATTAAAATTTTATGCTTCAGTTCGTTTGGATATTCGTCGCTCTTCTCAAATTAAAGATGGCGAAGAAGCGATTGGTAACAGGGTAAAAGTAAAAGTTGTAAAGAATAAGGTAGCCCCACCTTTCCGTTCGGCAGAGTTTGATATCATTTTCGGAGAAGGGATTTCTAAGAACGGTGAAATAATAGATATGGGTGTTGAGTTGGGTATTGTTCAGAAAAGCGGAAGCTGGTTCAGCTATAATACTGATAAATTGGGCCAGGGACGTGAAGCGGTAAAACAACTACTTGTTGATAATCCTGAACTTGCCAACGAGATTGAAGCGAAGATCAGGGAGAAAATTAAAGAGATACAGGCAACTTAGTTTTAATCCGAACTTTGTTTTCTAAATATGGGTTAGTATATAACCCCGACGGTAAACGTCGGGGTTTTTTTATTTCATTTAACACTGTCCTTAACATACATCAAGCTTGTTTTTAATTGATTGATGAAGCTTTGCAAATTGTTTATTAAAATGTTTAAAAATCCAGGAAATAAAAAGGTTCTCAGGTGGTCTCTCATCTCAGGTGGAGCTTTGCTGGCTGTGGGTATCATTGTTTACTTCTACTTTGCAAACCTCACTTATGATGATACTGCTAAAGTTAAATCTGAATTCTCAGTAGAAGCTATTCCATTTATAAAGGAGTTTGAAGCCGATTATAAAGCTGCAAATAAAAAATATGCGGAAAAGATCATTTCTGTTACAGGAATAATCACAGAAACTGAGGCTGCCGACAGTACAATTAATATTAAAATGGCGGATACAACAACCGGATCATATTTAATTTTTGCTTTTCAACAGCAGCACCTGGATCAGGCTAAAACCCTGAAACCCGGTGACAGAGTAACTATAAAAGGATCTTGTAGTGATGGAATATATAGCGAGATACTCGACACTTACTTTGTAAGTTTTAAAAGAAGTACAATTGATAAATAACATAAACACACTCTAAAAATCAAAAAATATACAAAAATGAAAAAAACAGTTTTAACCCTTTCGATCGCTATAACATCTCTTATTGCTATTGCTCAGAAAAAAACAACAACTTCAGCAACCGTTGGATTCGATGCATCCACGTCGATTGATAACTTGCCCAAAGCAGAAAATAAAACGGCTATTGCCGCTATTGACCAGGCAAAAAACACTATCCAGTTTGAAGCTGCCATTAAAAGCTTTGCATTTTCAAATCCCAAAATACAGGAACATTTCAATCAGAAGAGCTGGATGAATTCTGACGAATTCCCCAAAGCAACTTTTAATGGTGTGATAACAAATCCTGGCGCAGTAAACTTTAAAAAAGACGGGACTTATACAGTGAATGTAGAAGGCGACCTGAGTATAAAAGGGAAATCACAAAAAGTAACAACACCAGCAACAATTGTTGTGGAAGGAAAAAAATTGAAAGCATCTGCATCTTTCAGCATTAAACTGGCGGATTATGAAATTGACGGACAACCGATTTCTGCCGGTAAGGTTTCAAAAGAACCTAAAATCACAGTATCAGCCGAACTGAATTAATAATCTGTATCTTTAATCATAAATATGCCTTGCCTTATGGTAAGGCATTTTATTTTAAAGTATAAATATGGATAAAAGAAATCTGAACAGTTGTAAACGAATTGCACTTGTGGCGCATGATCATAAAAAGGACGAAATTATTGAATGGGCAATTTTCAATAAAACAACGCTGACTAAGCACAGGCTCTATGCGACAGGTACTACAGGCACACTTTTAGAGAATGCGCTTGATCAATCCATTACAAAACTATTAAGTGGTCCACTTGGTGGCGATCAGCAGATAGGCGCCATGATTGCTGAAGGCAAACTTGATGTATTGATATTTTTCTGGGATCCGATGGAAGCACAGCCCCATGACCCGGATATAAAAGCATTGCTACGGGTAGCTGCGACCTGGAATATCCCGATTGCCTGCGATCGTTCAACAGCCGATTTTATTTTAACATCGCCACTGATGCAGGAAGAATATGAAGCTATATTGCCGGATTATTCCGCTTATCTGAAAAGAAAAATCTGATCTCATTTTATGCAAAAAAAATTATTACATAACCTTCGCTACTCAGGAATTATTGAAGGCATTTCATTTTTAGTGTTGTTGCTTATTTGCATGCCGCTAAAATATATTTTTCACAAGCCAGGATTTGTACTGGTTTTCGGCTGGGTACATGGAGCATTATTTGTGCTCTATGCTTATTTTGTTATAAAGGCATGGGTGGTGAGAAAATGGACATTCAAAAAAGCATTCCGTATTGGAATCGCTTCTGTTATCCCACTGGGAACATTTTTTACGGATAAGGAAATTAAGAAAGAAGAAGATGGCTTATAGCCATCTCTTGCATGCAAAGAATTATTAATTTGCAAGACTATGTCTGCCTTTAATCTCCATGCTCCTTTTCCCCCCGCTGGCGACCAGCCGGATGCAATTCGTCAATTGACGGAAGGAGTGTTGAATGGGGAAAGATATCAAACCCTGCTGGGTGTTACAGGTAGTGGAAAGACATTTACTATTGCTAATCTTATTCAGAATGTTCAAAGACCAACGCTGGTCCTTACACATAATAAAACATTGGTTGCTCAGTTGTATGGCGAGTTCAAACAATTCTTTCCTGAAAATGCAGTAGGTTATTTTGTTTCTTATTACGATTATTATCAGCCAGAAGCATACTTGCCAGTAAGTGATATTTATATTGAAAAGGATCTATCCATCAATGATGAGCTTGATAAATTAAGACTGCACGCAACATCTGAATTGCTTAGCGGAAGAAGAGATATCATTGTTGTCGCATCGGTGAGCTGTATTTATGGTATTGGAAATCCTGATGAATTTGCAAATGGGATTATTCGCATTCATAAAAAACAAACACTTTCAAGACAGGGTTTTCTTCATTCGCTGGTGAATATTCTTTACTCAAGAACAACACTTGAATTTAAAAGAGGAACCTTCAGGGTAAAAGGAGATACGGTTGATATCAATCTTCCTTATTTGGATAACGGCTATCGTATTACTTTTTTTGGAGATGAAATAGAAGAAATAGAAAGCTTTGATGTAGTTACCGGTAAACGCTTTAGTGTATTAGATAATGCCGCTATCTTTCCAGCCAATCTTTACCTGGCTCCAAAAGATATGATTCAGCAAATTCTTTACGAGATACAGGATGAAAAAAATGCACAGGTAGAGTATTTTAAAAACTCAGGAAAATATATTGAAGCACAAAGACTGAGCGAAAGAGTCAATTACGATGTTGAAATGATCCGTGAACTCGGTTATTGTAATGGGGTAGAAAACTATTCGAGATTTTTTGACCGACGCAAACCCGGGACACGGCCATTCTGTTTGCTGGATTATTTCCCCAATGATTTTTTGTGTGTGATAGATGAAAGCCATCAAACCATTCCGCAGGTAAGCGGTATGTATGGTGGCGATAGAAGCAGGAAATTAATTTTAGTTGATTATGGTTTTCGTTTGCCTTCCGCAATGGATAACCGCCCACTTAATTTCCAGGAATTTGAATCAATGCTGAATCAAACCATTTTTGTTTCGGCAACACCCGATGATTTTGAACTGGAAAAATGTGGTGGCGTGGTTGTCGAACAGGTTGTAAGACCAACAGGATTATTAGATCCACCGATTGAAATTCGTCCAAGTGTAAACCAGATTGATGATTTACTGGATGAAATTGATAAACGTGTAACAAAAGGTGACAGGGTTCTAGTAACAACATTGACCAAACGGATGGCAGAAGAAATGGATAAATACCTGAAGCGTATCAATATCAAATCAAAATATATACACAGCGAAGTGCATACACTTGACAGAGTGGAGATTCTTCGACAGTTAAGATTGGGAGAAATAGATGTATTGGTTGGTGTAAACCTTTTACGTGAAGGATTGGATTTGCCTGAAGTCTCTTTGGTAGCAATTCTTGATGCAGACAAAGAAGGTTTTTTGCGCAACGAAAAAAGCTTGACACAAACAGCCGGCCGTGCTGCAAGAAATGTAGATGGTCTTGTTATCTTTTATGCAGATAAGATGACGGAAAGCATGCAACGTACAATTGATGA
This window contains:
- the uvrB gene encoding excinuclease ABC subunit UvrB → MSAFNLHAPFPPAGDQPDAIRQLTEGVLNGERYQTLLGVTGSGKTFTIANLIQNVQRPTLVLTHNKTLVAQLYGEFKQFFPENAVGYFVSYYDYYQPEAYLPVSDIYIEKDLSINDELDKLRLHATSELLSGRRDIIVVASVSCIYGIGNPDEFANGIIRIHKKQTLSRQGFLHSLVNILYSRTTLEFKRGTFRVKGDTVDINLPYLDNGYRITFFGDEIEEIESFDVVTGKRFSVLDNAAIFPANLYLAPKDMIQQILYEIQDEKNAQVEYFKNSGKYIEAQRLSERVNYDVEMIRELGYCNGVENYSRFFDRRKPGTRPFCLLDYFPNDFLCVIDESHQTIPQVSGMYGGDRSRKLILVDYGFRLPSAMDNRPLNFQEFESMLNQTIFVSATPDDFELEKCGGVVVEQVVRPTGLLDPPIEIRPSVNQIDDLLDEIDKRVTKGDRVLVTTLTKRMAEEMDKYLKRINIKSKYIHSEVHTLDRVEILRQLRLGEIDVLVGVNLLREGLDLPEVSLVAILDADKEGFLRNEKSLTQTAGRAARNVDGLVIFYADKMTESMQRTIDETTRRREKQIEWNIKYGITPTTIKKTTQDVFAQTSVLDIKGFDLKNPYAIANDDDLVTIAAEDQETYKTIPQTEKAVAQTKKQMEKAARDMDFMEAARLRDEMFRLQKQLEEMKR
- a CDS encoding DUF4920 domain-containing protein, with translation MKRILLAAAVLTFSFSINAQDAPSAKPGVVFGEVTEKGTAVSTNEIESKMVDNKYEGKIKGKVVEVCKAMGCWAKLQKEDGSTIMIKVKDHEFAMPLDIVGKVVVAEGSAQVKETSVNMLKHYAEDAGKSKEEIEKIKEPKKEVLMTVKGVKVIE
- a CDS encoding DUF3817 domain-containing protein, yielding MQKKLLHNLRYSGIIEGISFLVLLLICMPLKYIFHKPGFVLVFGWVHGALFVLYAYFVIKAWVVRKWTFKKAFRIGIASVIPLGTFFTDKEIKKEEDGL
- a CDS encoding YceI family protein; its protein translation is MKKTVLTLSIAITSLIAIAQKKTTTSATVGFDASTSIDNLPKAENKTAIAAIDQAKNTIQFEAAIKSFAFSNPKIQEHFNQKSWMNSDEFPKATFNGVITNPGAVNFKKDGTYTVNVEGDLSIKGKSQKVTTPATIVVEGKKLKASASFSIKLADYEIDGQPISAGKVSKEPKITVSAELN
- a CDS encoding methylglyoxal synthase, producing the protein MDKRNLNSCKRIALVAHDHKKDEIIEWAIFNKTTLTKHRLYATGTTGTLLENALDQSITKLLSGPLGGDQQIGAMIAEGKLDVLIFFWDPMEAQPHDPDIKALLRVAATWNIPIACDRSTADFILTSPLMQEEYEAILPDYSAYLKRKI
- a CDS encoding divalent metal cation transporter, which gives rise to MATSAIGPGFLTQTSKFTGELMASMGFVILISVILDLGAQMNIWRIVTMSENRAQDLSNKVIPGLGYFLAVLIAGGGLVFNIGNIAGCGLGLNVLTGISAETGAIISCVIALGIFWYKEAGLLIDNFSKLLGILMIGLTLYVAFKSHPPVGEALYRTFWPEKIDVMKIVTLVGGTVGGYISFAGAHRLLDAGIKGKRNLPQVTQSSLSGIFITATMRFILFLAALGVVAGGATLATGNPAASVFQFAAGDIGYKFFGVVIWCAAITSVVGASYTSVSFWKTLVPAVSKNEKLIISGFIVLSTIVFIIEGNPVNLLIKAGAINGIILPIGLAVILLAATKSSLMKGYKHPTWLQVFGWLVVAVMSWMSFETIRQMLGK
- the recA gene encoding recombinase RecA codes for the protein MAKTDKEKTTDMSTNNNSEKLKALKLTIDKIEKDYGKGSVMMMNEKGTAEMEVVSTGSIGLDVALGIGGLPRGRVVEIYGPESSGKTTIATHVIAQAQKKGGMCAIIDAEHAFDSAYAKKLGVDVDNLLISQPDYGEQGLEIADRLILSGALDVVVIDSVAALVPKSELEGEMGDSKMGLHARLMSQALRKLTATIAKTNTICIFINQLREKIGVMFGNPETTTGGNALKFYASVRLDIRRSSQIKDGEEAIGNRVKVKVVKNKVAPPFRSAEFDIIFGEGISKNGEIIDMGVELGIVQKSGSWFSYNTDKLGQGREAVKQLLVDNPELANEIEAKIREKIKEIQAT